The Ruminococcaceae bacterium R-25 DNA segment TATCGAAACTATCTTGAACAATATTTTCTGTATTTGAATCAGATTCAGCTTTTTCAACTCCTGCATTTTTACGAATCCAAAAATTCTTTGCTACAACAAATGATAATCCCCACCAAAGCGGAATCTGAGTAAGATAGTAACCACTAAACATAGACAGTGTAAAACCACAAAGGAAGAAGTAAAACCAGATCAAATCAGAATTATCCAGTCTTATCAATCTTATAGAAGAAACAAAACAATAGAACAGAAATAAAATAGCAATAATAGTAAGAACTAATCCACCCTCGACAAGGATATCTGTGAAAAAATTATGGGTATACTGTCCAAACTCCAAATATACAGAACCAAACCCATGACCCCAAATTGGTTTCTGTATAAATGTATCAATAGCCGTTTCAATTTTTGCAAGTCTTCTAATATCACCTGCACCTTTTATCATAGATATAATACGACCATATCCTGATGTAGAAACCGAAGACTTAAGCACAAACCAATTCGCAGCATAAACACCGATCAAAGCAATGAGGCCTACCAAAAGCACACGTAATACCTTGTAATTTTGATATAGTCCAAATCGGTACGCCAAAAATATGCTTATTATAAAAAATACAATAAACGTAACAAATCCACCGCGGCCACCGGAAATCAACGTTACAAGCAAGTCCAAGAATATAACTATGCCACTGACAACTAATCCAAGCTTGTTTTTGAAAAACAAGAAATGAACTTCCGTATGTCTTGTTAGAAGGTAATACTCCATCATAGCAGCAGAATATGCCGCCATATATGATACACGTTGATAATCAAGACCATTCTCGTTATCCATGAGTCCGCCGGAGGTAACTAAAGTCGGGTGCAATGTACAAATAAGAGCAATAATAGCAAATACTGTTCCTACAAGAGGAGCAAGTCTCTTTACTTTTACCTGAAGTTGTTCATCTTCTGCCACAAAGCAGGCAAATAAACCATTAGGCAGAATTTGACCGGCAAGACATAACAAGCTGCCCATATAATTACTCTCTTGAAGTATAGGATACATTGCCGGTGTAACCAAAGCATATAACCCGATAACTGCAGCGTAGACTAAGAAAATTATTCCGAATATAATAGGTACTTTTCCCTTTCTTCGGATAATGAAAACCAATATTGATAATGCCGTTAAAGCAACAAGGAAAATGACATACGTTTTATAAGAAACTAACCCGGGAAGGAAAAACAAAATAATTGCATGTGTAATCGATGCAAATAATTGTAGATATGTTAAAATATCCAATTCAATTTCTCCATTCTTTCAAAAACAACAATTATACAGTCATTAAGAGCGCTATTCATTCGCTAAATAAGAGAACAATAATTCCGGCGAAGAAAAGAATTCGCCATACTTATCCAGTTTCTCTTCAGGAAAATCCCACCATTTCAGTTCAAGAAGCTTCTTAATAGTAGCTTCATCAAAACGTTTCCTAATCTCTTTTGCAGGCACACCGGCAACGATTGAATAAGGTTCAACATCATGAGTAACAACAGAATGAGCACCAATAATCGCTCCGTTTCCTATGTGAACACCTGCTTTAATATATACGCCAACACCTATCCATACATCATTTTCAATAACAACCGTTTTGGAAGACTTATAAGGTATCTGTGCAAAGTTACGTCCGCAAGTGCTCTTTCCGGAAAGGAAACACGGCGAAGTAGATACCAATTCAGTTGGATGCATTCCACCGCCAATCTGACCGTAACCGCCGATCGAACAAAACTGTCCAATCTGAACATTGCTTAACACAGCACTTTGTCCTATATAAGAATAACGATCCATGTTTACGTTATACAACTGACATTTCTCTGCTACCCTTGAAAGCTTACTGATATTACAGTTTTTCTTAGATGTCAGATTCATCCTACTAAAAAATTTTGCAATGTAAAACGATAGGTTTGCCATATATTAATACTCCATACTCTTGAGCCACTCAATGAGTTTTATCTTCTCTGAATTCAAATACTCCGGATTAATCTTCACAGGATGATCATAGATACCGTCCGCCCCGACTCTGGTCAGAAGTTCACTTCTTCCGGTCTTTGCAAAAAGATATGCTGAATTGCCATACGCTAAGGCAATTGCACATGCATGAACACGATCAGATATCGTCAATTCAGCATTTGCATATATATTTGCATATGTATGAGGAATATCGGAACAAAAAGAATTAGGATATCGATAAACTTTTCTGATGAACAATGGATTATATCTATGATCAGTACGGATTATTGTATACTCTCCCATTTTTTCAGCTCTCCTGCCCCTTGGAAGCGGACTGGCTAAATATACTAAGGCATCTGTAAATCGGTCAGTTCGCAAACCTATTTTTGAGAGATTCTTGAATTGCATACCGAAATGATGTTCTTCGAAATCAAACTCTACTTTGTAATTTTTGCGCGGCTCATCAATATAAATTAATGGTTCATCTATTTTGTCAAAATTTATAGCAATAGTTTTTCCCAGATCAGTACCGACAGGCTTATAATAGTCCGGCACAAAGAAAGAGAAACACACACCGTCAAATATATTTGGCACAGAGTCTTTAAATGTCTCATACATAGTATGGTCACGCGTTGTTATCACATAAGGCGGATTATCCTTAAAATACGCTTTAGCTTCCGCTATATCTTCATCTGTATACTTCATCATACCAGCGCTAAGAATCATATAACGTATTCCGCGTTGCTTTAAAGTATCCAATGTATCTTTCCAAACCGGAAGAAATTGTTTGCCAAGAATAGGACCTAAAAGAACGACATAGTCAACGTCCAAATGCTTCCAATAATTTAAAGCCAGTGGGATATTTCCCTTGGTAGCTTTCCTCAAAGGCGCAAATGCAGAGTGATCAGCAACCATATAGACGTTTTCATCACCAAAGACTTGTTTCAGAACATAATCTGCTCCAAGATTAAAAAACGCATTACCTATATTAGTAGACCAGCAGCCACCTATATATGCAACTTTCTTATTAATCATAAGTTTTATACCCTCTCCATTCAAAATGGTTCAGTCAGAAACAATATCCTGTAAGTATTTCTCCGCTACTCTACTGTCAGTAAAGGTTCTGACAGTTTCTGTTGCATTCTCTCTGATCCGTTCAACATCAGTTGATGAGAGCGAATAGATCTTGTTTAGAAGCTCGCCAAGTTTCTCACTGTTTCCTTGCTCAGAAAGATAACCATTCTTACCAGATTCGATAATCCCATCCATTCCACCACCAATTGAAGCAATAGTAACGCATCCCGCAGCCATTGCTTCCAGATAAGCAAGCCCGTAAACTTCATTTTCACTGATCATAACAAAACAGTCAGATTCATGAAGTTTTTTTTGAACCTCATCTCGCGGTATACGGCCGTGAAAACAAACGAGTTCAGAAACACCCAAGGCATTAGCCTGCTTCATTAAGTTTTCTTTCTCATCTCCCTCACCAATAATGTCAAATCTATAGTTAACATCCTTTAAATTATTGGCAAGTGCCTCAATAACCGCATCAATACGTTTATACCTTACAAGACGTCCTACATATATGATCTTGAACAGCCCATCTTTTTTCCAATCAGTACGCTTTATAATAGATCCAACATATTCATCAGGAATTCCGGAATAACAAACGCGCACCTTATTAGGCATAAACGACCTTTGGTTACTCTTCAATGTTAGCTCCTTTACTGCTTGTGACCTCAAGAAGAAACAATTTAGTTCTTTTATATACTCCTTGTATTTTTCACTAAGAGTATCGGGAAGCATTCCATGTATAACAAAGCCTGTTTTTGCATTAAAAGCACAACCTAATTCATGAATCAGTTTTAGTTGCGGTTCCAACCAGTGTCCTGTTATTACATCCGGTTTGAAATCAATCTCTGCTAAGAAATCCTGAATATGCTTAATCTGATTCTTATACTGTGACTCCTTGTATGATGAGTGGGGTATCATTTTAAACATTGGATGGCGATAGATAATCACTCCCTCTTGCTCTCTTTTCAGTATCTTTCTTGATGAAACTGATGGAAAAGAAGAAAACCTTCCGCCAACAATTTTAGAAGCAATAGATTTCGGAACCCAATAATAGAATAGCGGGAATTTAGTCTCGCTGTGAATAATAACGACTCGATGACCCGCTTTAACCCATTCTTTAGCAAAAAAGAAAACAACATCGGTTTTCGAGGAATAGATATCATCAGGTTGTTTCATTGAATTTGTCATCAAAAGGATATTCATAAAGATAGACTCATTATTTCTTAATTCTGAAATAGAAGTATCTGGCAATCTCCATGCCTAAACACTCAAAGACATAGATCCAGCTGTATCCGTTCTGCCTGTAGCAGGCATATTTGTCCGAGAAAAATCTCCAAGTATCCTTCATACCATGAGGGTGGCTCGCGCCTCCCAGACGGAAAACAGCAAGTGTTTCATCAAGAATGACTCTCTTCTTTCCGGCTTTCCTGATCCTGAGATAAAGATCAAAATCATCAAAAAGATTGCCTTCATTTCTAAATGCACCAAGCTCTTCATAGGTTGCTTTCGTGATAAAGGTAGTTGGGTGATTCCAATGTCTGCTGGTAACAAAAATATCGTCCCTGCATTTTTTTTGATGGTGGAATTCACCTTTCTCATTGATATTTGCTGTCTGAGCATAGAACATATCAAAGTGTTCTTTCTCATATGTCTCTGCAACACGCTGAAGAGTAACCGGCTTATAGTAATCATCAGAATTTATGATCCCGATGATATCACCTGTCGCCATTCTGATACCCTTATTCATTCCATCATAGATTCCGTGATCCGGTTCACTGACGATAATATATTTGAAACCGCGCTCTTCGAACCTTTTACGATAAGACTCAGCAACCTCAACAGTTTTATCTTTAGATGCACCGTCAATTATGATGTACTCGACCTCATCATGTGTCTGAGCCAGCATTGCTTCAATTGTATCTTTTATGGTTTTCTCGCTGTTATAGCAAGCAGTAATGACACTTATTAACATGTTTACCCTTCCCTTTTCTTAAGCTCTCTCTTAAGTTTTAATAACGAACCCATTGAAAAGGCAAAATATGGAAGCGGGTCTTTCCATGAAAAAACCTGCTCTTTAGTATTCTTCATGCTAAACCAGGAAGGCTTAGCTTTAAACCTGTCTTTAGACTTAAGAAACCACAGAAAGTCTGTATAAAGGCAACGTAAACGTACACCTTCTTTATAATCGTGAAAGACAGTAACTTCTTCTCCCCTTGCCATTTGAAGCATTTGCAAAGCGAGGTTAACACCTGATAACAGAACTATCTTTCCACTCCCGGAAATCCTCGGATTAATCTCCATTATTTTGGCAACACCGTCTCTAGGATCACGGATCAGATCGATATCACAGCACCCACGCCAATTTATCAGTTTCATTAATTTACTGCAGTTCTCAACTATCGTTTCATCCTTAACTGACGTATTTAAAGTGCTCGAACCGCCATGAACAGGAAACCATCTGTTCTTCTCAAATACCATAGCTGATTTAACTTCATTCTCTTCATCGACAAATATCGAACATTCATACTGGAGATCTGTCTGAGGGATATATTCCTGAATAACCAAATGCTTAATATCATCAGAATGATCTTGCAGATATGTTTTCAAGTCTTCAATGTTATCAATCTTATGAAACCCGATTGCACCATATCCTGAACGGGGCTTTATAATTATTGGATACTTTAAATCTTTGCTCAAAACATCATCAACTGTTTGGCAGTCTAAGAACGTATTTGGACACGGAATATCATTGTCCATGCAGATTCGCATAGTATTTAATTTATCATATGCTAAATAGAATAAATCTTTATTCACAACGGCTGTCTTACAATACTTTTCGATCCGTTCTTTATTCAACGAAATCTGTTCAACAGTTACATCCGAAAAAGATATAACGAGAGTATATCCGCCTTTGGAAACCTCCCTTATAATGCATTCAACTCGAAGATCCGGTCTTTGCTTTATGGATTTATCCTTTACAACACGATCAACATAACGGGATTTTGAGCAGACATCTAAGCCCGATTCGCATACGGCAGTAACTGAGCAGCCCAATTCTTTAAATGCACGGGCCAAAGCAAGTGCCTGTCTTGCATGACCATCTGCAATAAGGATCTTATCGTTATACTTTCTCATTGAATTGATCCAAATCCATTTTTCTCAACTGTTCAAAAGTAACAAACTCGTACCCTGCATCTTCGAGCATTTCAATTACAGCCTTAAATCTTCTGACCATATCAGAACGTCCAATATGAGTTCTTAAGTACCTGTCAAAACTCTCACCTTCAACTTTAGGCATCGGCTTTGGTGACAAATCTATAGGATGAATATACATGACATAGGGTTTGCCGGTCTTAAGGTATCTTTTTGTCATGCTCTTCATGAAAAACCATGGAAGCATCCTTATATATCCGCCACCAAGAAGCATATTCATTGAGCAGATCTTTTGTGTAGAAACCTCAAATTCAGTAAAATCCCCTTGCTTGTAGATACAGGGAAAAACCTCATTAAATCCACTAAGATTCAATACACCGTATTTATTGCTTGTCTGCGGTTTTAGTTTGCTGGAATCATATTTGAAATGTTTCAAGACAACATCAAAATGCTTATCATCGATTCCAAAAGATGGAGCTCTGTAACCATATACAGGATGTCCTAAAATAGATTCGAGCTTATCCTTAGCTTTAATAAGTTGTTTCTCAAAATCCTCAAGAGTAAATGTCACAGGTCTTAAATGAACCCAATTATGACAAGCAATATCATGACCATTCACATCCATCTTGCGGATCTTTTCAGCAAGCATATCTGCAATCTCGCCAACGACAAAAAAACTACCCTTAATGCCCTTCTGATCCATGATATCGAGAGCAACATCCAGACCATCTAATAAACTCTTGCTCCTGTCCACATCCTTATCAGGGAAATAGGTATGGTACCAGTCCTCAACATCCATTGTTATAATTGCGTATTTCTTCAAATCAGACACCTCGATATGCAACGAACAGCTTATATTCTGAACTATTCATCTTCATATGAGTCCGTCACACTTTCGTTGATCATCGCAGTTGTCTGTCCCTTATCAACACCCTCAGTACTTTCTGATGTGAACAATATCTTAAAAGTAGCAAAACAAATCCTTATATCTTCCGCAAAACTGGGATGTGCAATATACATAAGATCCATCTGAAGCTTATCGTAAGGGCTGGTATTGTACTTACCATAGACCTGAGCGTATCCGGTAAGGCCGGCTTTTGCCTGAAGTCTTAGCTGGAACTCAGGAATCTCCTTCATGTATTCTTCTGCAATCTCCGGTCTCTCCGGGCGTGGACCAACAATAGATAGATTTCCTGCAAGAATATCGATCAACTGAGGGAGTTCATCAATCCTGCCTTTTCTGATAAAACGTCCAACAGGAGTTATTCTGTCATCGTTATCACCACTTGACAACCTTGCAACACCATCTTTCTCAGCATCAACCCTCATACTTCTGAATTTATGCATCATGAACCTCTTACCATCCTTGGTAAGTCTCTCCTGCTTATAGATTACAGGACCCTTATCATAAGCTTTGATTGCTATTGCAGTTACAAGGAATACTGGAGATAGAATGATAAGTCCCAAAAGAGAGAAAACAATATCAAACAACCTCTTAAAAAACAAATAAAAAATACTGGGGTTATAGCGTTCAACCCTCAAGATGGGCAAATGAAGAATATGCATCTGTACTGAGCTGCTCATAATGACATCGCCGATTCTTGGAATCAGATAAACCTTTTTACCCTCATACAAGCAATACTTCAATATAATGTTTCTGTCATGAGTGTGAATACCGCTTAAGAATACGACCTCCATGTCATTGATCATCGAAAGATCATTGAGACATTCTTCTACTGAAACAGATTTCTTTACGTCAAACTTCTTAGTAAGACCATAAACTTCAATAAGATTCTTCATTCCCCTGCGTGTATCGTAAACAATAATAGTCTTTTTAGCAGGGAACCACTTAAAATAGATACTGTGAGCTATACAAGTCCAAATTATGGAAATTGATACCTGATCAACAAAACACAACAATAACGGAAAAGGATTCGGAAAATGCTTATATAAGAGCAAAGTTATAGCATACATGAGGCAGTCAGAAAACAACAAAGCCAATATCTGGCTGGTCACAACTTCAAGAACACGATAATGGGAAACAAGAAAAGCATCATATGTCTTGCAAAAACTGAAATATAGAACAGCAAATATAGATACAACTGTTACATCTCCCCAAAAGAAGAAAGGAGATATAGCTTTATAATACATGAACCATGCCACAGAAAAGGCAATAACCATACACAGAAGGTTAATCAGCTTGATAAGCCTTAAACCGATCTCGTGTTTGAACGAATATAAAGTGCTTGAAGTATTCATAAAGTATCCATAAAAAGCAAATTCGTAAGCTGCGCTGTACGAAGCATACTACTCCGCATTACTATCCGAAATCTGAAGCTTCCTGACGCGCGCTGAGGACGACGATCATTAGGCATCAAAAAACAGAACTACTTCCGCAGCTCACTTTGAACATTATATTATAATAAAGAAGAAGAACAATTAAATCGGTTTGATATTTATATATCAAATGCTTAGCGATTCTAATTACATGCGTATTTGAGTTCCCACATAGTCTGAAAAAACGCAACAATGATTCCAATTATTAGGCACGCAACAAATACAATAATTCCGCTGAACTGAAAATAGACATCCAGATTCTTAGCTGATTTCAACATAATAAATAAGAATAGAAGCGTATACATCGGACTATATAAGGCATAGATAGCCTTAGCGATTGTACCTCCCTTATTTAACATAAGATCATAATGCATATTGTCAAAAGACACCATCAGGCCACATACAGCTATAGCCATAACCGCATATCCAAACATATGCCCTGTATAGACAAGTCTTCCGGTAATAAACAACAGATAGAACTCACCTACCGTCAAAGCTCCGCCTACAATAAACAGGATAATATATGCCCAGAAAGGCACCTTCTTTATCAAACTGTAGCTTTCATTCAATAATAACCCCAATAAAAGGTATGGAATTGCTTTAGTAAATACGCCTGATGTCAGGTAACGATAACCAAGAATGTTGAACCCGACAACACCAGCCAAATCACTGGTCAGAAGCATAAACACAAAGAAAACAGCCAAAACTATCTTATAGAACCGCATCAGATTAAACTTATCTGCAAAATAGAAAATGACAGTAGAAATGAATAACGACTGAATAAACCACAAAGAATCACCGATCGGAAGCGGCCAAACATCTAAAACAATGAAATTGAACCAAAGCCGCTTGGCTAAAAAAGAACCTGGATTGATCTCCGCCCTGGCAATCGGAACAACGAAGCAAAGAACCGTGTAGAAAACCAAAAGCACAGCAAAATAGATGCCATAGCGGATCATTGCCCACTTTAATCTCTCAGATCTTTCTGCATTATCATCAAGCAAATAATAACCTATAACAACAAATAAAGCTGGAAAAGCAAAACCGGAAAGCAATTCGACAAGACCTAATCCATCAGGGAAACCCATTGTCCAAAAACAAACAAAAGGCATAAGCAGGAACATGATCAACTCGGCAATAGGATCATATTTGACCTTATTCTTACCAAGCAGATAAATAAACAGCCCAATCCTTTTCCAAATACTCACCCTGAAACACAGCCTCCGTGCATATGATCCGAAATAACTTATGCAGTCATAGTATCAAAAAAAACTGATTATGCCAAGGAACTGATCATCCAATCATTATCAAAACTAAAAATGCCGCTGTGAGATTGACTCACAGCGGCAAGCTGAAAATAAATAAATATTCAAATGAGTATTACGCCTTCTTGGTAAACATACCATTTTCATAAATATATGTGCCGTTCCAGCGCTTACTTCCTACACCCTCTTCCTTAGTAACCTCTAAACCAAGAATAGTCTTCATTCTTTGTTCTCCAGCACCGTCATCAATTTTTGTGCTTGATTTAACTCCGAGAGCGGACATAGCATTATATAGAGAATCAATACTTGCATCAGAATCAATAGTATATGTCTGACCATCATAGCTAACAGTACCATTCTTAGGAGTACCATCACCAAATCCAGCCCACATCATAGTATTAGCAATAGAACTAGCGGCAACTACATCACTACTGCTAAAACGAATAATATCTGCTTCAGGCTTTTTCATAATCATCAATATTTCCTCCTAATCGAGTTATAATCTAATTGTAAAATAAATTAAATAGATGTCAAAACAATTTAATGTTAATTTGCTAACAACGTGACGGCAATTTGTTAGAATTCCTTGATTTTTCTTTTTTTTGTTTATCATTTGCTGATAAATCTAATCAAATAACACAAAAACAGCCATGAGCCAGGCCCACAGCTGCAAATAATCAAAAAAGAAAACAATAATTATTATGGATCGATCAAAAGCCCTTCAGCAATAAGCTTATTCAAAAAAGCTGCTAACTGTTCACCTACTTCCTGATCAGTAGCTTCCGGATATTTATTCAAAAGAGCCTCAAGTACTTTTTCAGGGGTAGTATCTTCAGAAAGCAAACGCAATATTTCTGCTGAAACATCGTTAATCTTAAGCATTCCGTGGAATTCATTGCAATTATCGCCCACAGGAACAGCAGCTATCTCTCCGTCCATTTCCATAATGGCAAAGTTATATCTTAATCTCATTTGTTCAGTCTCCTAACTAAAAATGCCGCCAGTTCTAATCAAAACCAGCGGCATAATAAATGCATTTAATAAAGTATCATGTCTTCTTTGTGAATTTATAAGTGCCTGTACCATTATATGTATAAACACCATCTATATTTTCTACATCTTTGTTAAAAATGCCAGTGACTGATTTGCTACCAGTGGCTGATTTGCTATTAAAATGGATATCATTACTACCTAGATTGTTCAAACCAGGATCACCAACATAATCAGCTAAATCAGATCTAAAAGTATAGTAAGAATCATTGTCAGAAATTATATAATTCTTTCCATTAAATGAAAAAGTATTATTACTTTTATCACCATCATAAAACTTAGAAAGCACAACACTTGCAACACTTGCAGCAATAACATCTGAAGATCCAAAACGGACAACTTCCATTGTAGGTTCAAATTTCATAATTCCTACTCCTAAATATTTATAGTTTTAATAATTATACATTAAAATTAATTCTTGTAAAATATATTTATGTGACAAAACTAAGTCTTCAAGCTTTTCTCTTTTCCTCTACACAATAATGTGAGTATTTTTACCATCAAAAGATATATTCCTATACCAATTACAGTTCCAAGCGTGTTATGGATTATATCATCAAACTCAAATAAGCCTCGGTGGAATATTAGCTGTATTAATTCAATAGCCGTAGTAAGTAAAAAGCCTATGACAACTGAGATCGCCAACCTGTGCCTGCATGTCAGGAACATCATTAATAATATGCCGATCGGTATAAACAACACTACATTCCAGAACACTTCCGATATAAGACCGGTAGCACCTTCAGCTATAGCCATATAAGACCAGAACGGTATAAGCATATAACGGGGATAATAAGACGGGTAACGCGAAAATACAGTTATCTTGGCAACAAAGGACAGATAAAAAGCGATCATCGGAATTGTTATAAAAGAGATCTTTTTGATCCGGCCGTTACGGAACAACAAAAAACCGATAACACCGGCAAAATAACTATTTATCAACCAGACAAAAACTGATTGAAGCGTAATCATATTTACAACATCATATAATTCGTCTATCTGAAAATATCCCCCTGTATAAATGATATAAGTTTACTTAAGTATACTTTTTCTGTCTACAAGCTGAGGGACAAACTTTCAATTAGCAGAAAGCGCGCTTGAATATTAGATAATGCATAGGCATGTCAGGGGCTGTTATTAATTTGCTGCTACAGTTTTAACCCTGACATATTTCTGGCTATGGCTTCTCGGATTATCAGGTTCAGTCATACGCACACGGCCTTTATCAATTAAAGGTTGAATATACGTCTTCATAGCATATGCAGTAGTAGACAAACCTAAGAAATGAGCAATAGCCTGTCGGCTTCTCGGTTCGTTCAAAAAATGCAATAACTGCTCTTCCGTTACAGCGACAGAAGCTTTTGCTTCTTCGTAAACACTTTTCCCATTAAATAAAGTAACTTTAAACGATCCTCTTTCATCTGAGAATACAGGTTCTTGCAAACCGGATTTTTCCATTGATCTTCGTATGGCAGGAATACCTGAATATCGATTCTCAGTCAAATGCAGAGTTTCCAACGCTGTTGCCAATACCGGATTCCTTGTTCCTGGTTGTATCTTACCAAGTTGATCAATGCGAATCCTTCCGTATAGTCCTCCGGGATTATGTATTTCAATCCTGTCATAATACATGGTAATTTGTATTGGCTTGTTTTCAGTGTGGATGCTGTAATCACGGTGAACAAGAGTATTTAGAATAGCTTCTCTGATAGCTAGTATAGGATACTCCGTGCGATCAACCCTGAGACCAGTCTCGGGATTTATGATCGTTTTAACACTCATATGTTTCTTAACAAATGCAATAGCCTGATCCAGCATTTCCGGAATGCTTCCCTCTATCCTTTTATTATCAATAAACCTCTCGCCTGAGTCATCAAAATCATCATATAAAACACCAGCCACTTGAACGGCAACAATACTTAGCTGAGGAAAAAATGCTTGCGGATATCTGCAAAACAACAACAACGAGCTTAAAGTAACTTCACCATTTCGGGTGATGCTCATAAGTTCATAAATAGTCTTATCGTCAAGCGAACTAAGGTTAGGCTTATCTGCCTTTAATTGCTGAATATAATTATCCAAAAGAGATGAATCCAGAACAG contains these protein-coding regions:
- a CDS encoding O-antigen ligase, which gives rise to MDILTYLQLFASITHAIILFFLPGLVSYKTYVIFLVALTALSILVFIIRRKGKVPIIFGIIFLVYAAVIGLYALVTPAMYPILQESNYMGSLLCLAGQILPNGLFACFVAEDEQLQVKVKRLAPLVGTVFAIIALICTLHPTLVTSGGLMDNENGLDYQRVSYMAAYSAAMMEYYLLTRHTEVHFLFFKNKLGLVVSGIVIFLDLLVTLISGGRGGFVTFIVFFIISIFLAYRFGLYQNYKVLRVLLVGLIALIGVYAANWFVLKSSVSTSGYGRIISMIKGAGDIRRLAKIETAIDTFIQKPIWGHGFGSVYLEFGQYTHNFFTDILVEGGLVLTIIAILFLFYCFVSSIRLIRLDNSDLIWFYFFLCGFTLSMFSGYYLTQIPLWWGLSFVVAKNFWIRKNAGVEKAESDSNTENIVQDSFDNVDNAESDNNG
- a CDS encoding transferase family hexapeptide repeat protein — its product is MANLSFYIAKFFSRMNLTSKKNCNISKLSRVAEKCQLYNVNMDRYSYIGQSAVLSNVQIGQFCSIGGYGQIGGGMHPTELVSTSPCFLSGKSTCGRNFAQIPYKSSKTVVIENDVWIGVGVYIKAGVHIGNGAIIGAHSVVTHDVEPYSIVAGVPAKEIRKRFDEATIKKLLELKWWDFPEEKLDKYGEFFSSPELLFSYLANE
- a CDS encoding polysaccharide pyruvyl transferase, which gives rise to MINKKVAYIGGCWSTNIGNAFFNLGADYVLKQVFGDENVYMVADHSAFAPLRKATKGNIPLALNYWKHLDVDYVVLLGPILGKQFLPVWKDTLDTLKQRGIRYMILSAGMMKYTDEDIAEAKAYFKDNPPYVITTRDHTMYETFKDSVPNIFDGVCFSFFVPDYYKPVGTDLGKTIAINFDKIDEPLIYIDEPRKNYKVEFDFEEHHFGMQFKNLSKIGLRTDRFTDALVYLASPLPRGRRAEKMGEYTIIRTDHRYNPLFIRKVYRYPNSFCSDIPHTYANIYANAELTISDRVHACAIALAYGNSAYLFAKTGRSELLTRVGADGIYDHPVKINPEYLNSEKIKLIEWLKSMEY
- a CDS encoding glycosyltransferase involved in cell wall biosynthesis, producing the protein MNILLMTNSMKQPDDIYSSKTDVVFFFAKEWVKAGHRVVIIHSETKFPLFYYWVPKSIASKIVGGRFSSFPSVSSRKILKREQEGVIIYRHPMFKMIPHSSYKESQYKNQIKHIQDFLAEIDFKPDVITGHWLEPQLKLIHELGCAFNAKTGFVIHGMLPDTLSEKYKEYIKELNCFFLRSQAVKELTLKSNQRSFMPNKVRVCYSGIPDEYVGSIIKRTDWKKDGLFKIIYVGRLVRYKRIDAVIEALANNLKDVNYRFDIIGEGDEKENLMKQANALGVSELVCFHGRIPRDEVQKKLHESDCFVMISENEVYGLAYLEAMAAGCVTIASIGGGMDGIIESGKNGYLSEQGNSEKLGELLNKIYSLSSTDVERIRENATETVRTFTDSRVAEKYLQDIVSD
- a CDS encoding glycosyltransferase involved in cell wall biosynthesis produces the protein MLISVITACYNSEKTIKDTIEAMLAQTHDEVEYIIIDGASKDKTVEVAESYRKRFEERGFKYIIVSEPDHGIYDGMNKGIRMATGDIIGIINSDDYYKPVTLQRVAETYEKEHFDMFYAQTANINEKGEFHHQKKCRDDIFVTSRHWNHPTTFITKATYEELGAFRNEGNLFDDFDLYLRIRKAGKKRVILDETLAVFRLGGASHPHGMKDTWRFFSDKYACYRQNGYSWIYVFECLGMEIARYFYFRIKK
- a CDS encoding putative ATP-grasp superfamily ATP-dependent carboligase — its product is MRKYNDKILIADGHARQALALARAFKELGCSVTAVCESGLDVCSKSRYVDRVVKDKSIKQRPDLRVECIIREVSKGGYTLVISFSDVTVEQISLNKERIEKYCKTAVVNKDLFYLAYDKLNTMRICMDNDIPCPNTFLDCQTVDDVLSKDLKYPIIIKPRSGYGAIGFHKIDNIEDLKTYLQDHSDDIKHLVIQEYIPQTDLQYECSIFVDEENEVKSAMVFEKNRWFPVHGGSSTLNTSVKDETIVENCSKLMKLINWRGCCDIDLIRDPRDGVAKIMEINPRISGSGKIVLLSGVNLALQMLQMARGEEVTVFHDYKEGVRLRCLYTDFLWFLKSKDRFKAKPSWFSMKNTKEQVFSWKDPLPYFAFSMGSLLKLKRELKKREG
- a CDS encoding polysaccharide deacetylase, producing the protein MKKYAIITMDVEDWYHTYFPDKDVDRSKSLLDGLDVALDIMDQKGIKGSFFVVGEIADMLAEKIRKMDVNGHDIACHNWVHLRPVTFTLEDFEKQLIKAKDKLESILGHPVYGYRAPSFGIDDKHFDVVLKHFKYDSSKLKPQTSNKYGVLNLSGFNEVFPCIYKQGDFTEFEVSTQKICSMNMLLGGGYIRMLPWFFMKSMTKRYLKTGKPYVMYIHPIDLSPKPMPKVEGESFDRYLRTHIGRSDMVRRFKAVIEMLEDAGYEFVTFEQLRKMDLDQFNEKV